TTGTTGCGTATTGAGATACCTACACTGACAGGCAGTAAAAATACGGTATATCTCGAAAATAGCTCCATCTGactaaatttactaaaaattctttaaactaTACAATGAATTCCACAAgttttttactgaaaactcGAAAAGAGAATGATTGATCGATACCTAAAAAGAAACAACTATACAGcaaaaatttctaaagaaaCGGGGCTCTTGAACAATGTCCTAGAGATCTGAATCGATCGTGTAGATCTTCAAAAATGTGGCGATCCTGTCACCGAGATTGATGATTGAGCGAACATTTCTGCACAATTAGACACTTGCCCATCATATATGGCAAGCTACAGGCATACATAACGGAACAGAGTAGGTTCCTTCTTGAACTCACACCGTTTTGGGTTCTTCCTTAAATGTGACAGACCGCAATCACAGTCAGCGACATCACCAACAAATGGGTGTTGCTGAAGACCGCGAGTGCAGACAATGCCTTGAAGGCAACTGAACACGTGCTGACCATGAGATTTTTCATACGTGCCTGAATGTAATATGTACATTCTTCGTtcgtttatatttttctaatgaaGCAAAGGAATTAGGTCCCAATAGAGTCGTTTGACTCGCCCAACAACAGGAACTCCATTTAGGGTGCCCGAATCTTGAGGGCTATATGGGGCAAAGgcagttttgatattttctgcCTCTTTCAatcatcaaaatttcattctataaaattttcctCGTGAAAGTTAAATAATCAGTATATTTATCAAGAAAACCATAAAGTGCTTCCTATGAAATAACCCATAATTATGCGCAATAATGTATGCATATCATACATGCTGTTATACAATTATGGTTCTGTAActcgaaaatcgaaatttctcCCTCAAAAAGTAGGTTTTTGGGTCGATTCGAATTAGGCACAACTTACAACTAAACGGTGAAATTCCATCTTATGACCTTTTTGTTTCAAACATTAATTAGATTAGTTCCACTTCCATTTTCAATGCAATAAATTGTCCTTTTTAGGACATTTTTGTCACCGCATTTCTAGTCATCATGACCCATATAAATGTCGAAAAAAAGTGACTTTAAGCCATTCAGTAAGGTTTCTTTAATATGGATAACACGTAGACATTAACTTATTTTAATGAACCACATGTACGGAATATTGACAAAGAATATATGCGTTTCTGATATTACAGATATATCCTATTGAATATTCACCTTATTTCCTAATAcctgaatttaaaaagtgCTTGTGGTGTAATTAGgatttgataataatttttacagtATGAAAACCCAGATAACAACAAGACTCACTCAGACAGTGACAAATCAGAGTCGCAGAAGATAGAAGAAATTACTTTACAAACCGAGTGCCAAGATCAGAAAGGCAAAAAGGTCTCGCTGACAAAAAGCAAACAAGAAACTAAGTTGAAGAACACCTTCGGTTGGGCGAGGATAGACGTAATTACCATGCTCATGTGCTGCGTTTTTCTGGCCTCATTTAGTTTCTCCGTGTATGTGGAAGCCTTACAAACCCTGGTCCATATCGGCCATCAAGACGCTATGCATCAGCCAATCTCTGTTTTATGCATTGGTAAGTTTACAACCGAGAATTTCTCCCATTTGCTCTGGTTTATAACATCGGCCTTGATCCAGGGAGTGCGGGTCTGCTTTTACACGGACTCTGCTACCTCCTTATCGGTGGGTTCACCTTCCATCAAGGCAGTTTTCTGTATGTAACTGAGAGCGGGGACGTGGTGCTCAATAAGGTGGTCGTTAATGGCAACACCAAGCAGCTCCACAATGCCACGAAAAAGCGACAAGGCTTGTGGGAAATGACGAGGGATGTTGTGGGGTGCgtcttggtgatcatttgctcACTTACGGTGATTTTCATTGACCCACAAATGGCCAAGTATGTGGACCCGGTTGTCGCTCTGGTGTCTTCGACGACTATCATGGTCCTGAGCTATCCGTACAGTAAGTATTAGTAGTTCAATTATGggtgtaaaataatgaaaaaaatagtcAAGGAAAGTTGCCTGATACTGCTGCAGACCATCCCGGACACGATCAATATAGACTCAATGAGAGGCGAGTTAATGAAGCATTTTCCAGATATCAAAAACGTGCATGATTTCCACATTTGGCAAATGACTGCTTCGAAAGTAATCTCTACTGttcatttaattttcgaaaatcccCAGGTAAGATTTTCcagctacattttaaatattgcaacAACCGATCGTTAGGTGTACCATACAGTGATGAAAGACATAAAGGAGTTCTTCATTGAAAACGGAGTTACCCAAGTGACCATCCAGCCAGAATTCTTCCAATCTACGTCAAGTCTAGAAAGCCTTGTGTCGTCAACAACCCCTAGGGACGAGTGTCTTATGGCCTGTCAAGGGGACATGTGTAAATTCAGCCACTGTTGCCCCCTCTACAATGTAAGTTACATATCAATTGCATCAAAAAAACTTATGTCCTTTCCACAGGAGAATGAAGCGAACAAATTCAAATACTCATCTAAGGAAATAATGCCTACAATGGAGGACAGGGCGACGCCTATTTTGAAATCTGTGAAAATTATCGACTATGAGCTATCCTCCAGCAGTTACAGTATAAACAGTTTGACAAGCAAATCAGGTAGTGAGCGGACTGTAAAAGACTCAATTAAAAACGAAGAGAGTAGTGAGGCCATTAATGAAGTTAGTGAAATTGAGAAGTAAAGCTGTTGCTGATGCTCGTTTTAAAGCATTCgtgattgattttttaaggGAATTAATAACGGTCTGTTATCTGTGATGTGTATACTTGTAGATTAAGGAATGTGTGTCcctataataattaaaaatgattttataacTGATTCGAGGACGTATGAAagaggaaaataaaacaatttttatccaatttgttttgtttttatatagATGTGGATCCTATAACATACATATCAAAATTATACAGTTATATACCCCTGATATATACATATAGCACGCTAGAGATTTGAGGGAATATATGGATATGATCTTAAGTATCAAAGATGTACAGGATCGGTTAAATAGAGGCAAGTCCGATTAGTTTAATGCTGTTTTCGAATCCGCTTTAAGGtagcaaaaattttgaatagtttGAGAGATATCTGCGAAAATCGAACTAGCTTTCGGTTAATCGATtctgtatctcttatggttTAAACAAACCATAAAACATTCTCACAAATTTgtagcaccctgtatagtgctatatttaatatttacactGAGCGTCCCCCAACAaacaatatagaaaataaaaaccagACTTGTTTTTTCTATTACCCTTGTCCCAGTGGTGTTGCTGCTAAGAGTAAATGAATGTatattttccgattttttggtttgaaatattgtttttaatacatttcctTGGGCTCTATatttactaataaaaaaattaaaaaattgccatCATAAGTCAACTATGGAATGATAACAAATTCCTctggaagtaaaaaaaaaatgtcatcaGCAGCCCCaccacacaaaaaaaaacacagggTCCAACttcaattaaacttttttacaaGGTTACTAGTAAATAACATTATCAACAACCGAATATTcactattttatgttttttataactttattaaaacaacTGAATAAAATATGACGTTGATCCGTCCCGCCAAGACGGATCATCAACAATTTTCGCCCTGCACAAAGGACAAGTTTGCTCTCTATCAAACCACGTGGAAACGCAACTTTCGCAGAAGATATGGCGACATTGTAGCAACACCGGTGTGTCGTAATTGTCGTGGCAAATAGGGCAATGATCGCCGGCGGTTTGGATTTGTTCTTTGCTTGGGGACGTGCCGAGCGactgaaaaaaactttaataaccTGAAAACTCCaattatacataaataattcttACCACGGTTTGCAGTAATTTGAAGCAGGCAGTCTTGAGAAGCCGGACTTTATACATCAAATCTGACCCTTTTGATATCATGTAAAAGGCTGATAAAAATACGGCCACGATTTTCTCTGGTCCCTGATAGGACTCTAACAAATAGTATAACCAAGGCTGAATTGTCGCTATGCTTCGATACAACTGCGACAATGcttcaataaacaaataaattttgcccTAAATACAAGTCATTAGCAAGGATGTATATATGTTTCGGTCCTGGAAATTACCCTTTTTTTGAAGTCAATAATCTTGCCTGGTAACATAGTCATTCCAATCTTAATCATAACAGTTATCAACTTCAAAGTAAAATCTGtaatcaataacaattttcaattatttcttcaGTATCCCTTTACTAAAACTTACCAGTAATGGTTACAATCCACAAGAGATTTAAAACAGTCAAAGGATGCGTAAACGACCGTATCAACACTAGATTCAAAACCACGTTAAAGTTGTGCAAATCGTCTTCAAACAAGAGATGAATTGCCAATATACATACcacaatataaaataattctaaGGCTAGAATGAATTTGCTTCTTCTGGCCCTTTTGAGTGCTTCATGTTTGACTGTCGTATTGGCATGTGAAAATGTTGCGAATAAGATTACCAGGATGAATATTCCTTCATGGAAATCATACACTGCTTTGGCAAGCAGAATAAGCAAGAATGGTACATATTTGAGTATTACCTTGAGAcaaagtaatttattaaaaataccatatttaaaattggagAATAATTACTTGTAAGGCCTGTTGCGTTTCTAAGGGATTGACATTTGCTCTATCAGCTGCATTTTCTCCTACTTCAATATCTTCCCCTCGGATTTGAACATGTTCTTGTGGGCTATTATTGGAAATTATGTCATTTTGGCTTGGTGACTCATTGGTGGAGGCTCCTAAGCTTCACAATATGCACACAtgacttttattaataaacccTAAGTTACCTTCCAGATTGATAGATACGTAGTTCAATGACACAGGCGGAGGATTATTTTCATGCCCATTCACTGAAACATTAACATTACTTCCTTCTGTAGCAGATGAATGAGACAGCAATTCTGACAATGTAAACACATTTTGTCTAACATTCCGTGCAGTCTCAACCAAAGGTTCAATTTGGCGCATTGTACTGTTGAAACTTAAAACCCCATTTTCAGTGTTTACTGGGTGAAAACTGATTTGTTGAGATACCTATCTCGCAAGTTTCTAGCACCCTCAAAAGTTCTGCGTTGAAAGTTAGTAGGTGAAGAGATTGTAGGTAAGGTGCCACTGGAATGTGCCATTAAAAGTCCGTGTCTTGGttgttgaattgcaaaatCAGCAGATTGGCTTCGTTGGAATGGTGCATTTGATTGGTTGTTACCACTCATTTGGGAACTGTTTGGAGGTTTGTTGGTTGAAATGTTAAGTGTTTAAAGCAGCTTGTGATGGAACACTGTAATTATTGGCAGAATTTCACGATTATTATGCAATGGTCATTTAGGGTATAATGCTTTTATAAAGATGTGTTTACATATTTAAGTTGATCTTTTTGTAGACATTTGAAGTCATGTATCATTTCATATTGCAGTTTCATGCCTTATAGTGATTTAATCGAAATTTGCCGGTGCCATTCTAAGTAGTCCAGCATAGCAAACTTAGGGATCTGATTGCATTTAAAGTTATTTGCAGTCCAATGGTCACAGTTACTTATAATAATTACCTGAATAATATTAATGTCTGCTGCTATAAACTTTACCGTGAAACTATGGAACGTTGGTTTGTCCGATAATTTATTCTTATCTTAATGTGAATAATTaccattttatttgtttccttttaagataacagaaaattaataaacaaaatactaaattttacaacaaaaacaaacgtcATTAGCTTGAAGATCCaattttttgggtttttatGGCCTCTCATACCATTAGCAACGTTTAGCCACatgattttttctattaagtGGTTCTGGGTACACTGTCACTACACGGAAAACTCCTTCGCAGATTCGATATATCGAAACGCAAAGATCAAATCCCCAATCCAGACCCTGCAGGCTTGCATTGCGAAGTAATGCCTTGCAAGAGTTCCGGAAAACCGAAGGTATTTTCAGAGTAGGTGCTTGGGGCACTTTGTTAACAATGCGTTTGACCTACGGATGGCTGAACGCGGCGTAGCGGGAAAGCGCCCGGGGGAAATCCCATGCTAGCcggtgaaaataaaaatatatgtctGTCTCTCTTTATGAAATGTTGCCATGTCATGAACAAGGAACGGGATGTTACAACATGGTCCGTGGGATGCAAATACAATAACCCGCATAAAAACGACGTTTAGGCTGCGAAACtttaaacgaatttatttaaaaaatacgaaCATGACAcgcatattaattaaaaaaaagaatactAAATTTAAAGTCGTTCTATGGAAAGTATATGaacaagaaaattgatttatctgTATGTTAGACTTAGTTAACATTATATTGTTTTCGTTcagtataaaaattaaatattcaagagAACCCGTTAGTATTGTAAGCAAGTTTAATGGCCACCATATACTACTGAGCATACGTCTTTCAATAACATGCACGATCCTAATATAGAGTTATATCacgtgaattaaaaaattactttaaacatTCTATTGTTGCTCATACGATCCACCGGAACGTTAAAGTGGTATAATGATATCAAATTAGTGTTCCCGTCATCGACATGAGCGTCCAGATACCGAAGAACTTTCACTTTTTATAGACAAATTGATTgttctttaaaattcaagaGCATTCGACAAATGCCAGTGTCGCGATTAAGAGCTTTAAGCAAATAAAtacattgtttttatttgtcttTGTGTAAGTGAAGAAATCTTGTTTACGTCGTAAAGAACAACACGATGGTTAAATTGATAAAGGTTGGTGAACGTTGTAGATAAGTGTTGTTTTCGTATATTTGTAAACCATATCTTCCACCGATATAAGTCCTCCCTGGAGGGCTATATAAACACTCATTATGCATTTagataaaatgtattaaaaaaaaaacccaacCTTGTCCTTAATTTCAATACGGTGCCGACACAATGCAACTTACTCGAGGTGTTAAGCAGATTTCGCCATTGGATTTccacgaatttttaaaatgaaatattgatAAATCTGAACTAGTACGCAAATGCAAGAAATCAAAGTCCATTCTCTTTTCCATGCCCATAAAAACTGACTTCAGATTAAGGTGCGTTTGTTGCAGATCCATCTTCACGTAACCCTTCTGGTGGTTTGTTTGACTTTAATCTCTCTGGCAAAAGGGTACGCAGCTGCAGAATTAACCACTAGACCTGCGATCTCCGACGAAGCTCTGGAAAAGTCTTTAACGGACAAACGGTACCTTCAAAGGCAGTTAAAATGCGCCCTGGGAGAGGCAGCCTGCGATCCTGTAGGAAGACGtcttaaaagtaataattccACCATTATTTGTAGCGGTTCATCAACGCATTCAATTGCATAATGTGTGACTCACATCAATGTAGCTTTCTCCCATGTAGAGAAAGCTTCGCACTTTATCCATTTCACGTGTAGAAAGAACACTACGTGTCGTACTTCACAAAAAATCCTACGCCAAAATTCTGAGTTGTGGGTATCAAAGTGTGAGATACGCAATACTTCTGTTTTGTTTAAGGTTTGGCTCCGCTAGTCCTGAGAGGGGCCTGCCCTCAATGTAGTGACCAGGAAAAGAAGCAGATCAAGAAAGTCTTAGCTTATGTGCAAGTCAACTTCCCCAAAGAGTGGAATAAAATGTTGCAGACTTATTCCTCCGGTTAAGGTTACAATTTAGTAATGGGCCGTACAGCCAAATAGctcaataatttaaagttaCGAAGCCATAAATCACAGTAGTTCTCATGgctttcattttattaataagacTTCAATGTTTCTTAAAGATTTTATTGTAAGTTAAGAAAGCAAAATCTCACCAATTAAAAACGCCTTTCCTTCATAATAAAACTGTTTATTCTTTTACAATTATATCAGGCATATAACCGAACCGAACCCCTACTTAAAATATGTGGTaaaaagcaaattgattgATGACCTAGCTTGTATACTACATAAAATGCAAAAGTACTTATGTAATACTTTGATTTCGACATTTAAGCATCAGTACTATGCAACATTTGCATGCTTATATTAATCCTGTGGAAATTAAAGTTCAAATAAGTGTCCGATATGGGCACTGACGTGTGAGAGAATTCAACGTTTCTCGAAAAAACTGTACTGATTGCTGTAATAGTAAAGTAATACGACCGACACAATACCGCCAAGCATTGGAATCAAACGACAATTTAGTACTACTTTCCACCAaacttattttccatttctgaGCCCgttctgaaaaagaaaaatgttgcaTATTTACGTCAAAACCAGAGAGAAGCAAATACCTACAGCAACagaaacaataataacagaACAACATAGTGAGAGAGAGTGCAAAATCCACACGTTATCAACTCCATAATGTTTGATAACCAAGGAGGAGGCATGCAGGgacaaataaaagaaaaccaaataaaaaaacggtTTATTAGAATTTCTCTATAAACAAATCTGACAAACTGCAGGTATACGTATGTATTTGGTTTATATAAGTATAAGTAAAACGTTGTGATACTGCTTAAGGTTCGCGAATTTGTCCTCAACGGCCTACCAGAGTTTCAAATATAATACTTGCGATTTCTAATACATTGAAAATAACCAATTAGTATACCCAGTAATGTAAATATAAGCCTTAAGCGTGCTCAGTTAAGAAAACAAGCTCAAGTGCTATATAATAAAACGTGTCCTAATAATATTAAGCAAATCCgcattttgtagaaaaataaattatactaaaaataaaatacacattAGAAAAACAGTATCTACAAGGAGTAAATTTCAGGATATTTTTATCGAAACGTTGCACATGCACTATAAAAAAGGCTGTCACCTCTAAACACTATAGTAAGTCTTAAACTAAATACGGCGTAAACTCGTACAGTATAATACCTTTAAAGCAGTTTAGTCGCAAAACTTCACATATCATAGGGTTAACGTTGAAAGAAGGTCCTGATGGAGACGGGAAAAACATGAAAGTTTTACGGGAAAGGAAGGTGGAATGTCGTTCATTTCCATTTCACTTGTTACTGTGACGGCTTAAAGTGTATTACGAACTGCAATAAGCAAAAGCCGAGGAGATACTCTTCTTATTTTGTTCATCTATCACAACAAAATCACCGATAAAAGTCGTTGTAATATTCACTTTTCGATTAATAATATAGCATGGACGTACAAACGTACAAAATGGAAGTTAACGGAAGCGTATCAGGAATATGAGTAAATTTATAACTTTGTCCATAATGTCAAGATTATTTCTcaatattcttgaaaatatggtAAACTCAATAGCTAATGACACCAAACTGTGTTGTGCTTTTATTATAACCGACTTATCAAAgcgatttaataatttttaatgtttagaTTTATTATAAACTCTGGTTCATGCATAATTGAAACCAATCAATCAAGGAGGGCGTCATATGAACATAACAGTTACTCTATTAGTACCTAGTTTGATAAAGAAACTATtatcaaaaagttaatatGTTTTAGTTCATCGATGTACAAAAACGTGGCTTGATCGGtttgaaaaatactaaattaatGCAACTTCTAGGCTTACGAGCTAGGCTTGCTCACTGGCGAATTAATCCCCAGGGCGTTAAACAGTTTGGTTTTGAGGCCGCCTTTTTCCGTATCTGGAGTCCTCGCTGGGTTGGtctgtcaaaaaataaatttggcgTTTCAACGAACAATTCAGGAGGCCCACGTTAACACCGTTTTACAGAATAGAAACTTTGAAAGAATATTTCTGTAGAACGGTTTATTACACATTAGTTGGCCAAACTTAGAGTACTActtataaattagtttttaaaccGTTTGCAATTTGTCAGAAATTCCTAAATCGCACCCGAAAATTGGGAAACAAATAATTCAATGGAGTTGATAAAATGTCCATCATCAAGGGTGAAAATATGTGAGTGCtactgaaataaattataacaaGCAAACTGAATGCAGTGTTAAAGCCTGCTTGATTGGGTCAATCCTCAACTATTTATTCCAATCAAACAAACTGTAAACGGCCCCCTCCAGAGCTACCATGCAGGTCAATAGTTCTTCATACCATGTGTAGCTTTGGAGGAGTTGTTTGTGCACCTTCACCTACCTCATCTCCATCGTAAGACATTTCGAGGGACTCCCTCGAACCACGGCGGGAGGTTTTGGCGCTCTTACGCCTCTCGTCTCCTACCAACAAGCCCACCTTCGAGTGCTTTACGATGTCGAGGGCTTGCTGCAATAAGGCCGTACCAATTTATGATTCCCAGATTCCTTTATATGATAAGCAACGCACACCGAAGAGTGCTGACACTTAGAATTTGTTTAGAGAGCGTTGAGCGTCATTTAATGCAAGAATAAGAGATTGAAGGgttgaagaaaaatatgtgCGAAAGTGAGAATTGAATTAATCGATTGGAATATAAAATGGTCCAAAAACTCCAAAAAAGAACACCTATAATAAAAAGTGAGAGAAAACACTTAGATcataaaaaatgcattcaTAATGTGGACTCTGACTTTAGGGAACACTGATTCGACAGCCCCACGATTAAAGTAGTTATTTACAGACATATTTAAAGCAAAccaataataatgaaaagccAACTTACTTGTTGTACATGCTGCCGCGtggaaataaaggaaaaaaaaagcgaCATTAGTAAGCGATTAAGCTCTTAATCATGTTCATAAAGTTACAATCATTACCACAGCcgtatattaatatataaagAACATTCAAGCGGTTTGCGAGAGTCTGGTCACCTACTTTTAATAACTCACAACGAGGAAGTCCAATCCCGGGATCCCGGTCATAATTGTTAGGGAAACAAGTTCCTTACACCGGCTATTTAACTGCTTTAGCATAtcgaaaaacattaataataaacacgGAATACACTGACCCAAGTCTAAgcttttaaaataagaattggTGGTATAGAAATCACcaataaaacagaaattttgataGAATACGACGAAAACATTGATGATATTTAAGAGATAGTCttcacaacaaattaaaacGGCGAAATGTTAAAATGGTAAACATATGACAAATTTGACAATACCACGCCCTGTTGACAACATTAGCGTTAACGATTTCATTATTAACGATCATgttaagtttaaatatttaactaaaCGTTAACGGTTATGTTAACTTCAGGCCAAGTACTAGTTGCAGTTCATacacataattattatttacttagaGACAAATTCCTCGTTTCGaaaactttttgtattttgaacGTGAGAGTTGACAATGAAGCTACGTGGTTAATAACGTGTATCGGTTTTTGTATTGGACGAATTATATCTTCCATCTTTTATACATTTAAATGTAGCTGGCGCAGatgaaaacatttggtcgtttATTGGTATCAAGTTTTGTCCTGTCTACGACGTGCCTACTTGATGCATGAATCGTCCCAACAATCTATGTATTGGAAACGAAACTACGTGTCTgcgatattttaataacacaTTGGGGCCAAGTATCGTATAAGTAAGTGATCGATCTTGCATGTACATATAATAGAAATCTCTGCACTAGTCATATTTGATTGCCGACAAATCTTAATAAACTCAGCAGAATACCGGTAGTAAGTatacttttaatttgtttaactcactttatttaatcccgaaattggattttctatTTGCACCCATTGGAAAAATGGCATTAAGATTAATGTCTTGGATAGGCTAATTATCGCAAAATGTGTGAATACAGGAGGGTGTATACACTAAGATATCGgacaataaaataatgcaatttacGGTGGGTTGCCTACCCATGACATTATACCAGACGTGTCTTAAAAGCAATGCTGGCGATGTTAACTTTTATTCTGTTAAACATCGCATTGACTAGATATCAAGAAATTCAAACTATTAAACATATGctattttcaataatcaaCCACGTTctgatacaattttttttctttcatacaGTCATGGGAAACg
This portion of the Euwallacea fornicatus isolate EFF26 chromosome 13, ASM4011564v1, whole genome shotgun sequence genome encodes:
- the ZnT77C gene encoding proton-coupled zinc antiporter SLC30A1; this translates as MPVKDFVRKFQPVQLYAVLTLTVLFFIVELIVSHLTHALTLLMDSYHMLCNILALTGCIITIKYENPDNNKTHSDSDKSESQKIEEITLQTECQDQKGKKVSLTKSKQETKLKNTFGWARIDVITMLMCCVFLASFSFSVYVEALQTLVHIGHQDAMHQPISVLCIGSAGLLLHGLCYLLIGGFTFHQGSFLYVTESGDVVLNKVVVNGNTKQLHNATKKRQGLWEMTRDVVGCVLVIICSLTVIFIDPQMAKYVDPVVALVSSTTIMVLSYPYIKESCLILLQTIPDTINIDSMRGELMKHFPDIKNVHDFHIWQMTASKVISTVHLIFENPQVYHTVMKDIKEFFIENGVTQVTIQPEFFQSTSSLESLVSSTTPRDECLMACQGDMCKFSHCCPLYNENEANKFKYSSKEIMPTMEDRATPILKSVKIIDYELSSSSYSINSLTSKSGSERTVKDSIKNEESSEAINEVSEIEK
- the LOC136342866 gene encoding E3 ubiquitin-protein ligase RNFT2-like — protein: MSGNNQSNAPFQRSQSADFAIQQPRHGLLMAHSSGTLPTISSPTNFQRRTFEGARNLRDSFNSTMRQIEPLVETARNVRQNVFTLSELLSHSSATEGSNVNVSVNGHENNPPPVSLNYVSINLEGASTNESPSQNDIISNNSPQEHVQIRGEDIEVGENAADRANVNPLETQQALQVILKYVPFLLILLAKAVYDFHEGIFILVILFATFSHANTTVKHEALKRARRSKFILALELFYIVVCILAIHLLFEDDLHNFNVVLNLVLIRSFTHPLTVLNLLWIVTITDFTLKLITVMIKIGMTMLPGKIIDFKKRGKIYLFIEALSQLYRSIATIQPWLYYLLESYQGPEKIVAVFLSAFYMISKGSDLMYKVRLLKTACFKLLQTVSLGTSPSKEQIQTAGDHCPICHDNYDTPVLLQCRHIFCESCVSTWFDREQTCPLCRAKIVDDPSWRDGSTSYFIQLF
- the LOC136342876 gene encoding ejaculatory bulb-specific protein 3-like gives rise to the protein MVKLIKIHLHVTLLVVCLTLISLAKGYAAAELTTRPAISDEALEKSLTDKRYLQRQLKCALGEAACDPVGRRLKSLAPLVLRGACPQCSDQEKKQIKKVLAYVQVNFPKEWNKMLQTYSSG